Proteins encoded within one genomic window of Bombus vancouverensis nearcticus chromosome 4, iyBomVanc1_principal, whole genome shotgun sequence:
- the LOC117160964 gene encoding peptidyl-prolyl cis-trans isomerase sig-7 yields MAVVVETTIGDFTVDLYTEERPQTCRNFLKLCKLKYYNWNLFHSVQSNFIAQTGDPTSTGKGGESVYGIVLGEKARYYEAEQMPKIKHDRSGLLSMVNCGSNMLGSQFFVTLAPELQSLDGEHCVFGEITEGLEIILKFNETICDGDHRPYQDIRISHTVILEDPFEDPKGFIIPDRSPPPSKEVLMSDRIGADEVIDDTAGMTAEEITEMQKEKEAKARATILEIVGDIPDAEMAPPENVLFVCKLNPVTTDDDLEIIFSRFGKIIGCEVIRDRQTGDSLQYAFIEFADRKSCEEAYFKMDNVLIDDRRIHVDFSQSVAKMRWKGKGKGVQYFDDEADEVGNENLEKVISKHKQRDEPRSKEIEHRKYDANKAKVYSYNRDKYIEKEKYKVQRHRDSSRERYEYDSRRRKESKRRSRDKSRDRSRDRSKRESYREHKQKKKSDGEKKRWDRGNSGSSNEDLRYEKHKDGHSSYKKKRTKNRSVERYEKSEKHKQKRR; encoded by the exons ATGGCGGTTGTAGTAGAAACTACTATAGGAGATTTTACTGTTGATTTATATACTGAAGAACGCCCACAAA catgtcgaaattttttaaaattatgcaaattaaaatattacaacTGGAACTTATTCCATTCTGTTCAAAGCAATTTTATTGCTCAAACCGGAGATCCCACCAGTACTGGGAAAGGTGGAGAAAGTGTCTATGGAATAGTGTTAGGTGAAAAAGCAAGATATTATGAAGCAGAGCAGATGCCAAAAATAAAGCACGATAGAAGTGGTTTATTGTCTATGGTTAATTGTGGCAGCAACATGCTTGGATCTCAGTTTTTTGTTACTCTTGCACCCGAACTTCAATCATTGGATGGAGAACATTGCGTATTTGGTGAAATTACAGAAGGACTAGAAATTATTCTCAAGTTCAATGAAACTATATGTGACGGGGATCACAGACCTTACCAGGATATACGTATCTCTCACACCGTTATTTTGGAAGACCCTttcgaagatccaaaaggtttTATCATACCCGATCGAAGTCCACCACCCTCCAAAGAAGTTTTAATG agcGATAGGATCGGAGCTGACGAAGTGATAGATGATACAGCTGGTATGACAGCTGAAGAGATCACGGAAATGCAAAAAGAGAAGGAAGCTAAAGCAAGAGCGACAATATTGGAAATTGTGGGTGATATTCCAGATGCGGAAATGGCTCCACCTGAAAATGTCCTGTTTGTCTGTAAACTAAATCCTGTTACGACCGATGACGATctcgaaattattttcagtagatttggAAAAATTATTGG TTGTGAAGTTATTAGAGATCGGCAAACTGGAGATTCATTGCAATATGCGTTCATCGAATTCGCTGATCGTAAAAGTTGCGAAGAAGCGTATTTTAAAATGGACAATGTATTGATCGACGATCGTCGTATACACGTTGATTTTTCGCAATCGGTAGCCAAAATGAGATGGAAAGGCAAGGGTAAAGGCGTACAATATTTTGACGATGAAGCTGATGAGGTTGGAAATGAGAATCTAGAAAAAGTCATTTCGAAGCATAAGCAGAGAGATGAACCTAGGAgcaaagaaatagaacacagaAAATATGACGCCAATAAAGCCAAGGTATACTCCTATAACCGGGATaaatatatagagaaggaaAAGTATAAGGTACAAAGACATCGTGATAGTTCGCGCGAAAGATACGAATACGACTCTAGACGGAGGAAAgaaagcaaaagaagaagtaGAGATAAAAGCAGAGATAGGAGCCGAGACAGAAGCAAAAGGGAAAGTTATAGAGAGcacaaacaaaaaaagaaatctGACGGTGAGAAAAAAAGATGGGATAGGGGGAATTCTGGCTCTAGTAACGAGGATTTAAGATATGAGAAACATAAAGACGGACATTCGAGTTATAAAAAGAAGCGCACCAAAAATCGATCTGTCGAAAGGTATGAAAAATCAGAAAAACACAAGCAAAAAAGGAgatga
- the LOC117160969 gene encoding mitochondrial coenzyme A diphosphatase NUDT8, with protein sequence MKLYSFSLRCLQRCFSTETQQGLNAIRLEYLKPEVVLSEKNRKSFIEKFKASRVPQVDGNAIPQAAVLVPLCMHKGELGFLYTLRSTKLSSNRGQVSFPGGMHDKEDRSLEETALRETWEELKIPREKIDVWVSGNMIDKKNVMVLPVFGYIGEVDPEKLQINVDEVEEAFFLSLKNLCDLSVCRFTQFRENYTLPVYLGGKHRVWGFTAAITHVALNALVPDAYKHKLVRSRSMLLEKRR encoded by the exons ATGAAACTCTATTCCTTTTCTTTACGCTGTTTACAGCGTTGTTTT TCGACGGAAACCCAACAAGGCTTAAATGCGATCAGGCTGGAATATTTGAAACCAGAAGTTGTGCTTAGTGAGAAAAATCGGAAATCTTTTATCGAGAAGTTCAAGGCCAGTAGAGTACCACAGGTAGATGGTAATGCGATTCCTCAGGCCGCTGTTTTAGTGCCATTATGCATGCACAAAGGAGAACTTGGTTTCTTATATACCTTAAGATCAACCAAATTATCTTCGAATCGTGGACAAGTCTCATTTCCTGGTGGAATGCACGACAAAGAGGATCGTAGCCTGGAAGAAACTGCATTACGTGAAACATGGGAAGAACTTAAAATTCCGAGGGAGAAAATCGACGTTTGGGTCTCCGGTAACATGATTGATAAAAAGAACGTCATGGTGTTGCCAGTTTTCGGCTATATCGGTGAAGTTGATCCAGAAAAGCTTCAAATTAATGTAGACGAAGTAGAAGAAGCTTTTTTTCTCAGCTTAAAAAATCTCTGCGATCTTTCAGTGTGTCGGTTTACTCAGTTCCGTGAAAACTACACTTTACCGGTTTATTTAGGAGGGAAACACCGTGTTTGGGGTTTCACCGCAGCAATAACACATGTGGCCTTAAATGCTCTCGTACCTGATGCCTATAAACACAAACTCGTTCGTTCACGGTCAATGTTACTAGAAAAAAggagataa
- the LOC117160971 gene encoding uncharacterized protein LOC117160971 — protein MTGRSSTKRTGLCLLALLLSCLSNDVFVVGEPEPIPSELLYSKNFINNAENLILLNKLKQVIDAKEEIVEQEKTLDDVQMMLQTVLEARAKDDMRVPPGDYSVEEIPTPNPPHKQVQRSGKRTSISYMTLCHFKICNMGRKRQLHK, from the exons ATGACGGGAAGGTCCAGCACGAAACGGACGGGCCTGTGTCTGCTGGCACTGTTGTTGTCCTGCCTCTCCAACGACGTTTTCGTCGTTGGAGAGCCGGAGCCGATACCGTCGGAGCTCCTCTATAGCAAAAACTTCATCAATAACGCTGAGAATCTC ATATTACTGAACAAGCTGAAGCAAGTGATCGATGCGAAGGAGGAAATAGTAGAGCAAGAAAAGACACTGGACGACGTACAAATGATGCTTCAAACGGTACTGGAAGCGAGGGCGAAAGACGATATGAGGGTTCCACCGGGTGATTACTCTGTCGAGGAGATACCAACACCGAATCCCCCGCATAAACAGGTGCAACGTTCCGGCAAGCGTACCTCGATAAGCT ATATGACCTTGTGTCACTTCAAGATCTGCAACATGGGTCGCAAGCGACAGTTACACAAGTAA